The following coding sequences are from one Chelonoidis abingdonii isolate Lonesome George chromosome 4, CheloAbing_2.0, whole genome shotgun sequence window:
- the LOC116821765 gene encoding heat shock protein beta-7-like, producing MRAGGDTYQVTADMSQFEPQDVVVTTYNYHIIIQAEKVAEDGTVANTFTHKCQLPKDMDPMSVSCTLTDAGLLVINAKRGVAAKAGETPPPVYRTEIKL from the exons ATGCGAGCTGGGGGCGACACATACCAGGTGACAGCCGACATGAGCCAGTTCGAGCCACAGGACGTGGTGGTGACCACATACAACTACCACATCATCATCCAGGCAGAGAAG GTGGCAGAGGACGGCACCGTCGCCAACACGTTCACCCACAAGTGCCAGCTCCCCAAGGACATGGACCCCATGTCTGTCAGCTGCACCCTCACCGATGCAGGCCTGCTGGTCATCAACGCCAAGCGTGGTGTGGCTGCCAAGGCGGGCGAGACGCCCCCACCGGTGTACCGCACTGAGATCAAGCTGTGA
- the LOC116821757 gene encoding olfactory receptor 4S2-like isoform X1, protein MDTAWNVTEFILLGLTQKQELQQIYFVLFLFFYAVTVLGNLLIIVIINQSEHLNSPMYSFLNYLCFVDICYSSVTARKPITDFLVERKTISFGGYMAQLFWSHFFGFTEIFLLTVMAYDQYIAICKLRHYTTIMIGLVCGQMVVALWVGGFLHSMVQTLLSIHLPFCGPNEIDHYFWPALSQVRLACADTYLVGIMVVENTGMISLSCFVVLIVSYVIILVSLKTHSSKGHCKTVSTCASHITVVIIFFGPCIFMYLRSSTTFSEDKMVVVFYTIITLY, encoded by the exons ATGGACACTGCATGGAATGTGACTGAATTCATCCTCTTGGGACTCACCCAGAAGCAGGAGTTACAGCAAAtttattttgtgctgtttttATTCTTCTATGCTGTTACTGTGCTGGGAAATCTCCTCATCATTGTCATAATTAATCAAAGTGAGCATCTGAACTCCCCTATGTATTCCTTCCTTAACTACCTGTGCTTTGTAGACATCTGCTACTCTTCTGTCACAGCCCGAAAACCAATAACAGACTTCCTAGTTGAGAGGAAAACCATCTCGTTTGGTGGCTACATGGCACAGCTCTTCTGGTCCCATTTCTTTGGGTTCACTGAAATCTTCCTCCTCACTGTGATGGCCTATGATCAATATATTGCGATCTGCAAACTCCGGCATTACACGACCATCATGATTGGGCTTGTGTGTGGCCAGATGGTGGTGGCCTTATGGGTGGGGGGCTTTCTACATTCCATGGTTCAGACCCTCCTGTCCATCCACTTACCCTTCTGTGGGCCCAATGAAATTGACCACTATTTCTGGCCTGCActgagtcaggtgag ACTGGCCTGCGCTGACACTTACCTTGTTGGCATCATGGTCGTTGAAAATACTGGGATGATTTCCCTGAGCTGTTTTGTTGTGCTGATTGTGTCCTATGTCATCATCTTAGTCTCCTTGAAAACTCACTCTTCCAAAGGTCATTGCAAAACTGTCTCCACTTGTGCCTCCCACATCACTGTAGTGATTATATTTTTCGGGCCATGTATCTTCATGTACTTACGATCTTCCACCACCTTCTCTGAGGATAAGATGGTTGTTGTATTCTACACCATTATCACCCTCTACTGA
- the LOC116821757 gene encoding olfactory receptor 4S2-like isoform X2, whose amino-acid sequence MDTAWNVTEFILLGLTQKQELQQIYFVLFLFFYAVTVLGNLLIIVIINQSEHLNSPMYSFLNYLCFVDICYSSVTARKPITDFLVERKTISFGGYMAQLFWSHFFGFTEIFLLTVMAYDQYIAICKLRHYTTIMIGLVCGQMVVALWVGGFLHSMVQTLLSIHLPFCGPNEIDHYFWPALKLACADTYLVGIMVVENTGMISLSCFVVLIVSYVIILVSLKTHSSKGHCKTVSTCASHITVVIIFFGPCIFMYLRSSTTFSEDKMVVVFYTIITLY is encoded by the exons ATGGACACTGCATGGAATGTGACTGAATTCATCCTCTTGGGACTCACCCAGAAGCAGGAGTTACAGCAAAtttattttgtgctgtttttATTCTTCTATGCTGTTACTGTGCTGGGAAATCTCCTCATCATTGTCATAATTAATCAAAGTGAGCATCTGAACTCCCCTATGTATTCCTTCCTTAACTACCTGTGCTTTGTAGACATCTGCTACTCTTCTGTCACAGCCCGAAAACCAATAACAGACTTCCTAGTTGAGAGGAAAACCATCTCGTTTGGTGGCTACATGGCACAGCTCTTCTGGTCCCATTTCTTTGGGTTCACTGAAATCTTCCTCCTCACTGTGATGGCCTATGATCAATATATTGCGATCTGCAAACTCCGGCATTACACGACCATCATGATTGGGCTTGTGTGTGGCCAGATGGTGGTGGCCTTATGGGTGGGGGGCTTTCTACATTCCATGGTTCAGACCCTCCTGTCCATCCACTTACCCTTCTGTGGGCCCAATGAAATTGACCACTATTTCTGGCCTGCAct TAAACTGGCCTGCGCTGACACTTACCTTGTTGGCATCATGGTCGTTGAAAATACTGGGATGATTTCCCTGAGCTGTTTTGTTGTGCTGATTGTGTCCTATGTCATCATCTTAGTCTCCTTGAAAACTCACTCTTCCAAAGGTCATTGCAAAACTGTCTCCACTTGTGCCTCCCACATCACTGTAGTGATTATATTTTTCGGGCCATGTATCTTCATGTACTTACGATCTTCCACCACCTTCTCTGAGGATAAGATGGTTGTTGTATTCTACACCATTATCACCCTCTACTGA